AGCCTGCAGTGGCAGGCTAAAAGGCGCCTTAAGCAGCTTGATCTGCATAACGTGTCAACCCGGCACGGCGACGGCTGGGAGGGGTGGGCGGTGCGTGGCCCATTCAACGCCATTATTGTCACTGCGGCACCTGATGAGATCCCTTCTTCGTTGTTAGGGCAACTGGCGGACGGCGGACGTATGGTCTTGCCGGTAGGAGCGGCGCAGCAGTCGCAGCTTTTACAGCTGGTACAGCGTCAGGGGGAGCAGTATGTGGTTGATACGATTGAAACCGTGCGCTTTGTTCCCATGCTAAAAGGGGACGTTGCCTAGCTTTATCGTCAGTGGAGCGCCAACCGTATTGTAGAAATAGGTAAATTACACGTGTTGCATTTGACGAAAAATGACGATGGATATAGGGTTCATCGTGGAAGAAACTCTTACACTGACTCTAAGGTCGGGTAAAAGCCGGATAGCCGTCGTAAAGCATTTCGCGATTACGACGAGAAATAGCTGCAGCTGTGTTCTGGCCGTTTAAGGCCACAGAGCCAGTTTGACGGCAGAAATACTTGACGATCCGGCGGCGATGTCGACCGATCGTTTTTGCTGTATATTATGTTCAGCGCCCGATGCTATATCGGGCTATCGGATATTGAGATGATTAATTCTGCTATGTTGGGGGAAGAATGAATAAAGGAAGCCCGATGATGACGTATCGGCGTATCACGTTAGGCGCAGTAATCAGCATGGTGTTGGTCGGCTGTAACAGTGAGCCGAATAAACCCGCGCCCATTACTTCTATTAACGGAAGTAGCGGAACCTACTCTTCTTCTACGGCCTCTTCGGGCGGTTCTGCGGGGACTTCTACCCAGAATACGACGGCGATGGATACCAGCCGTCCGAATATTTCTGGCGACAGTTCCGCTGCGTCGACCTCGGCAGCGCCAGTGGGTGAAAACCCGTTCCAGGGGCGACCGGTTGCGAACGCTGCCTCTGGTAACGGCACGACGACTTCCGGCGACCGTATTGCCTATAACCGTCGCTATTCAGATATTCCAAAGGGTTCTTATAACGGTGGTCCAACCTATACCGTTTCCCGCGGCGATACGCTGTTTTACATCGCGTGGATCACCGGTAATGACTACCGTGAGCTGGCGCAGCGCAACAATGTCGCCGAGCCCTATGCTTTGAATGTCGGTCAGACTCTGAACGTTGGCAATGGTGCAAATAACAGTACGGTTATTGCCGGATCGCAATCGACTTCATCGTCATCAAATGCAACACAAAATCAGGCCTCAAGTGTTGATTCTGGAAATTCAGGGGCGTACACTGATCCAACCAGTAAACAAAATGTTGATAAAACGTTACCAAGTTCGCAACAGTCGACGGGTTCAACGGCATCAACGACCACAGGAACGGCAACAGCTGGAGCTGCAACAAGCAGTGTATCTGGCGTTCGCTGGCGCTGGCCTACCGAGGGGAAGGTGGTTGACAACTTCTCAACGGCTGAAGGAGGCAACAAAGGCATTGATATTTCTGGCTCTCGAGGCCAATCGATACTCGCCGCCGCTGACGGTCGTATCGTATATGCGGGTAACGCATTGCGGGGTTACGGTAACCTAATCATTATCAAGCATAATGATGATTATCTGAGTGCTTATGCACACAATGACTCAATGCTCGTGGCCGAGCAGCAAGAAGTCAAAGCTGGTCAAAAAATAGCAACAATGGGGAGTACGGGTACCACCTCTGTAAGATTGCATTTTGAAATCCGCTACAAAGGTAAATCCGTTAACCCGCTGCAGCATTTGCCGCAGCGTTAAGTGGGCAGGAACTCTATTTTCTCCTGCCCAGACTGTCGCAACTACGGGTAGGACAAAATATGAGTTCCAATACGCTGAAAGTCAACGAATGGGCTGAAAGTGCCGATTTCGATGATAGTGAACCCGCAGAGTTTGATGAAAAAACGTCGATTGATGTCGTTGAAGACGACAACTCTGCGGACGATATACTGCTTTCACAAGATGTGACTCAACATGTGCTGGATGCGACACAGCTGTATCTCGGAGAAATTGGTTTTTCACCCCTTTTAACCGCGCAGGAAGAAGTTTACTTCGCCCGCCGTGCGCTACGCGGTGACGCCGCCGCGCGCAGTCGGATGATTGAAAGCAACCTGCGTTTGGTCGTCAAAATTGCTCGCCGCTACAACAATCGCGGTTTAGCGCTTCTGGATTTAATCGAAGAAGGTAACCTTGGGCTGATTCGCGCCGTAGAGAAATTCGACCCTGAACGGGGTTTTCGTTTCTCCACCTATGCGACCTGGTGGATACGCCAAACCATTGAGCGGGCCATCATGAACCAGACCAGAACGATTCGCCTGCCGATCCATATTGTTAAAGAGCTTAATGTCTATTTACGCACTGCCCGTGAGCTTTCTCAAAAGCTGGATCACGAGCCGCGAGCGGAAGACATTGCTAACAAGCTGGAAAAATCCGTGGGTGACGTTAGCCGCATGCTGCGCCTTAACGAGCGCGTGACCTCGGTAGACTCACCGCTGAATGGTGAGTCAGACAGCGCGCTGTTGGATATTCTGCCTGATGAATACAATAACGATCCTGAATACACCACGCAGGATAACGATATTAAGCAGAGCATTGTGAAATGGCTGTTTGAGCTTAATCCAAAACAGCGTGAAGTGCTGGCTCGTCGCTTTGGCCTGCTGGGCTATGAGGCGGCTACCCTTGAAGACGTCGGTGCGGAGATTGGCTTAACCCGTGAACGCGTTCGTCAGATTCAGGTTGAGGGCTTAAGCCAGCTGCGTGAGATTCTGGTTAAACAAGGGCTGAGCATTGAGGCGCTGTTCCAGGAATAATCGCCTTAACGTTTTTGTTCTGTAGACGTTTATTTAATGTAGAAATGTAAAAATAAAGAAGCCGGCTTAGAGCCGGCTTCTTTATGCGTATCGAATTACCAGTGGTAATTGATTTTTGCTGTTACGGTACGACCTTCACCGTAATAACACCAGTAGTTACAGCCGCTGACGTAGTTGGTATCCGTCAGGTTGCTGGCATTAACCTGCACCTGCCACTCTTTGCTGATGTCGTAGCGAACCATCGCATCCCAAAGCGTGTAGGCGGGAACTTTCAGGTCTTTACTATTGGTTTTGTCACCGTAGGTGCTGCCAATGTAGCGAACGCCGGAGCCGACAGTTAATCCTTCAAGCGGACCGCTGAAGGAGTAGTTTGCCCAGAGTGACGCCATGTGCAACGGGGTTAAAGGTATACGGTTGCCGATTTCATCGCTGTCACCTGAACGAATGGTTTCTACACGGTTTAACGTATAGTTAGCGTGAAGCTGCAGCGCATCCGTTACGTGACCGACACCCTCAAGCTCTAGGCCTCGCGAGCGAGCCATACCGGTTTGCACCTGCGCATAGTTGATTCTCGGATCGTTGGACGTCGTCAGCATGTTCTTTTGGTACATTTCGAACATGGCTGCGTTGAAGTAGCCGTTGAAGCCTTGAGGGACATATTTAATGCCGATTTCTGTCTGTTGCCCGGTCTGCGGCTTATAAGGACTGCCGTAGCCATCGCGGCCGGACAGCGGCTGGAAGGATTCAGAATAGCTGATATACGGGTTAAGGCCGTTTTCGGCCAGATACATCAAGCCAGCGCTTTTGCTGAACTTGTGGTCGTCCATATCGATACGACCGTTAGCCGCGCCACTGCTGGCTCCTGCATTAGAGATAATGTCGCTAGAGCGAGCCTTGTCGTACCGGCCGCCGAGCAGCAGAATCCACTTGTCGTCGAACTTCAGCTGGTTTTGAACGTATACACCGGTTTGGAAACGCTTGGTATGGTGGCTAAATAGCTGATCGTCCCTGACGGGCGTGTAGTTGCCATAGACCGGGCTGAAAATATTCAGTGGGGAACCGAAGTTATAGACGTTGCCGTCTTTACCGCGTGAGTTAACGGTTGAGTAGTCAGTACCCAACAGCAGCGTGTTTTCAAAACGATCGATAACCCAGTTGCCGACCAGGCGGTTGTCGATAGCGTAGTTCTGGGCGCTGCCGTCACGATAGGTCAGACCGCGCTGAACGTTTTTGTCATCAAGCATTTTTGAGCCGTATACGTTGCGCAGCAGCAGGTTAAGATAGCTGTAGGAGGCGTTTTGCTTAAACGTCCAGGTGTCGTTAAACATGTGGCTCAGCTCATAGCTGATGTTGAACTGCTCTGAATCACCCTTGCTATAGCCCGGCTCGCCGAAGCTGGTGTCTTTATCCACCTTACCGAATGGCGTACTTTTCAGCGTGCCGTAGGGCAGTTTAAAGCCACTGGTTGGGTTGGTGTTGTCTTTCATGTAGCTGGTGAGCAGGGTCAAACTGGTTTTGTCGTTGAAATCGACAGTCATACTGGGGGCAAAGTAGTAGCGCTCGCTGGATGCGCCGTCTACCGGGCCGTTGTCCTTTTTGGCGAAGCCTACAAAGCGGTACAGTACGTTGCCTTCATCATTGAGCGGGCCGGAAGTGTCCAGACCAAAATGACGATAGTCATTAGAGCCGTAAGAGACGTCAATTTCACCCTGCTTTAAGCGAGTAGGGTGCTTGGTAATAACGTTAACCAGGCCGCCGGGAGGATTTTGCCCGTACAGCATGGAGGCGGGGCCCTTAAGGGCGTCAAGGCGTTCGATACCGTAGGTTTCCTGATGCCAGGAATAAAAGCCCGCTTCATTAGTAATCGTTTGTAGGCCGTTTTGGTAAGGAGACCATTCGAAGCCGCGAATGATGAGCCAGTCAGTTCTGTTGTCTGCTCCGTAATGGCCAGTCTGAATACCGGCGCTGTAGCGCATCGCTTCGTCAATCTTTCTGACGCCGCGATCTTTAAGATCTTCCAGCGTGACTTCTGAGACCGAGCGGGGCGTTTCCGCCGCTGGGGTGTCAATTTTCATCGCAGTATTGCTCGCGGTAACAACAAGGGTTTCACCTGCTTCAGTATTTTGTTGAGCGTCTTGTGCTATAGCCGGTGAGACCGCTGCCAAACTCAGTAGGACTGCATAAGCCAGTGGCTTATAGGTCAAACCGTTCGGCATGACAACGTGATTGTTCATAAACTTGTTTTTCCAATGAGTGTTAAAAATGATAATAGTTATCATAGCTATTTTCTTTTGATTTGCAGGTAACTGTCAATGGAAACCAGAAAGTGAGTTGTTCCGGTAAAATTGAAGAGAACAGTTATCATTACAGGTGAAGTGTGCCATCAGGCGGTGGTATTATCTGCGCTTTCCGGCTTAACCAGAGCGCGGCTGGGTTCCATAGTTAATAAAAAGGTTAATCATTTCATGTATAAAGGCGTGCGTTATCTACTGATGGCTCTGATTTTCTGTGTATCAGCAGTGAAGGCTGAAGGATGGTCTAAAGAGCTGATAGATGTGACAGGGCAAAAAGTTGTGCTGGAGAAAAAACCTCAGCGCATCATATTGGCATCGGGCTATAGCCTGCTGGCGTTCTCTTTTGTGCATGAAGATCCAGCGGCAGTGCTGGTAGGCTGGGGCAGTGAGCTTAAAAAATTTGATGAAGCGACCTATCGACTGTTTGAGAAGTCCTTTCCTGCGCTGGCAAAGATAAGAA
This DNA window, taken from Leminorella richardii, encodes the following:
- the nlpD gene encoding murein hydrolase activator NlpD, yielding MNKGSPMMTYRRITLGAVISMVLVGCNSEPNKPAPITSINGSSGTYSSSTASSGGSAGTSTQNTTAMDTSRPNISGDSSAASTSAAPVGENPFQGRPVANAASGNGTTTSGDRIAYNRRYSDIPKGSYNGGPTYTVSRGDTLFYIAWITGNDYRELAQRNNVAEPYALNVGQTLNVGNGANNSTVIAGSQSTSSSSNATQNQASSVDSGNSGAYTDPTSKQNVDKTLPSSQQSTGSTASTTTGTATAGAATSSVSGVRWRWPTEGKVVDNFSTAEGGNKGIDISGSRGQSILAAADGRIVYAGNALRGYGNLIIIKHNDDYLSAYAHNDSMLVAEQQEVKAGQKIATMGSTGTTSVRLHFEIRYKGKSVNPLQHLPQR
- the rpoS gene encoding RNA polymerase sigma factor RpoS; amino-acid sequence: MSSNTLKVNEWAESADFDDSEPAEFDEKTSIDVVEDDNSADDILLSQDVTQHVLDATQLYLGEIGFSPLLTAQEEVYFARRALRGDAAARSRMIESNLRLVVKIARRYNNRGLALLDLIEEGNLGLIRAVEKFDPERGFRFSTYATWWIRQTIERAIMNQTRTIRLPIHIVKELNVYLRTARELSQKLDHEPRAEDIANKLEKSVGDVSRMLRLNERVTSVDSPLNGESDSALLDILPDEYNNDPEYTTQDNDIKQSIVKWLFELNPKQREVLARRFGLLGYEAATLEDVGAEIGLTRERVRQIQVEGLSQLREILVKQGLSIEALFQE
- a CDS encoding TonB-dependent siderophore receptor, with amino-acid sequence MITIIIFNTHWKNKFMNNHVVMPNGLTYKPLAYAVLLSLAAVSPAIAQDAQQNTEAGETLVVTASNTAMKIDTPAAETPRSVSEVTLEDLKDRGVRKIDEAMRYSAGIQTGHYGADNRTDWLIIRGFEWSPYQNGLQTITNEAGFYSWHQETYGIERLDALKGPASMLYGQNPPGGLVNVITKHPTRLKQGEIDVSYGSNDYRHFGLDTSGPLNDEGNVLYRFVGFAKKDNGPVDGASSERYYFAPSMTVDFNDKTSLTLLTSYMKDNTNPTSGFKLPYGTLKSTPFGKVDKDTSFGEPGYSKGDSEQFNISYELSHMFNDTWTFKQNASYSYLNLLLRNVYGSKMLDDKNVQRGLTYRDGSAQNYAIDNRLVGNWVIDRFENTLLLGTDYSTVNSRGKDGNVYNFGSPLNIFSPVYGNYTPVRDDQLFSHHTKRFQTGVYVQNQLKFDDKWILLLGGRYDKARSSDIISNAGASSGAANGRIDMDDHKFSKSAGLMYLAENGLNPYISYSESFQPLSGRDGYGSPYKPQTGQQTEIGIKYVPQGFNGYFNAAMFEMYQKNMLTTSNDPRINYAQVQTGMARSRGLELEGVGHVTDALQLHANYTLNRVETIRSGDSDEIGNRIPLTPLHMASLWANYSFSGPLEGLTVGSGVRYIGSTYGDKTNSKDLKVPAYTLWDAMVRYDISKEWQVQVNASNLTDTNYVSGCNYWCYYGEGRTVTAKINYHW